The Streptomyces sp. P9-A4 genome contains a region encoding:
- a CDS encoding NADP-dependent isocitrate dehydrogenase, which produces MTDSTIIYTHTDEAPALATYSFLPVIQAYASQAGVTVETRDISLAGRIIAVFPEFLEEGQRIADALSELGALAKTPGANIIKLPNVSASIPQLKAAVAELQAQGYALPDYPDDPKTDQDKDVRARYDKIKGSAVNPVLREGNSDRRAPGSVKNYAKTHPHRMGAWTSESKTNVATMGENDFASTEKSAVIAKDDTLRFEFTAADGTVSELREPLKVIAGEVVDAAVMRAAALRTFLSEQVARAKAEDVLFSVHLKATMMKVSDPIVFGHVVRAFFPATFAKYGEVLAGAGLSPNDGLGTVLGGLDAIPHGLGAEIKASFEAELADGPALAMVDSDKGITNLHVPSDVIVDASMPAMIRTSGHMWGPDGQEADTLAVLPDHSYSGVYQAVIEDCRAHGAFDPSTMGSVPNVGLMAQKAEEYGSHDKTFEIAQAGTVRLVDSEGNVVLEQEVAEGDIFRACQTKDLPIQDWVKLAVTRARATGSPAVFWLDESRGHDAQIIAKVKQYLPEHDTEGLDIQILSPVEATKFSLERIRRGEDTISVTGNVLRDYLTDLFPILELGTSAKMLSVVPLMAGGGLFETGAGGSAPKHVQQLVKENYLRWDSLGEFFALAASFEHLATTTGNARAQVLADTLDRATGTFLNEDKSPTRRLGGIDNRGSHFYLALYWAQELAAQTEDAELAKAFAPLAETLAADEQKIVDELVAVQGAPAEIGGYYQPDPAKAAAVMRPSATFNEAVASLA; this is translated from the coding sequence GTGACTGACTCGACCATCATCTACACCCACACTGACGAGGCGCCCGCCCTGGCGACGTACTCGTTCCTGCCCGTGATCCAGGCGTATGCCTCGCAGGCAGGCGTCACGGTCGAGACGCGGGACATCTCCCTCGCGGGCCGCATCATCGCCGTCTTCCCCGAGTTCCTGGAGGAGGGCCAGCGCATCGCCGACGCCCTGTCCGAGCTCGGTGCCCTGGCCAAGACGCCCGGCGCCAACATCATCAAGCTGCCGAACGTCTCGGCGTCCATCCCGCAGCTCAAGGCCGCGGTCGCCGAGCTCCAGGCGCAGGGCTACGCCCTCCCGGACTACCCGGACGACCCGAAGACGGACCAGGACAAGGACGTCCGCGCCCGCTACGACAAGATCAAGGGCTCGGCCGTCAACCCGGTCCTGCGCGAGGGCAACTCCGACCGCCGCGCGCCGGGCTCGGTCAAGAACTACGCCAAGACCCACCCGCACCGCATGGGCGCCTGGACCTCCGAGTCCAAGACCAACGTCGCCACCATGGGTGAGAACGACTTCGCCTCCACGGAGAAGTCCGCCGTCATCGCGAAGGACGACACCCTCCGCTTCGAGTTCACCGCCGCCGACGGCACCGTCAGCGAGCTCCGCGAGCCGCTGAAGGTCATCGCCGGCGAGGTCGTCGACGCCGCCGTCATGCGCGCCGCCGCCCTGCGCACCTTCCTCAGCGAGCAGGTCGCCCGTGCCAAGGCCGAGGACGTGCTCTTCTCCGTGCACCTCAAGGCCACGATGATGAAGGTCTCCGACCCGATCGTCTTCGGCCACGTCGTGCGCGCTTTCTTCCCGGCCACCTTCGCCAAGTACGGCGAGGTGCTCGCCGGCGCCGGCCTGTCCCCGAACGACGGCCTCGGCACCGTCCTGGGCGGCCTGGACGCCATCCCGCACGGCCTCGGCGCCGAGATCAAGGCCTCCTTCGAGGCCGAGCTCGCCGACGGCCCCGCCCTGGCGATGGTCGACTCCGACAAGGGCATCACCAACCTGCACGTGCCGTCCGACGTCATCGTCGACGCCTCGATGCCGGCCATGATCCGCACCTCCGGCCACATGTGGGGCCCGGACGGCCAGGAGGCCGACACTCTCGCCGTCCTGCCGGACCACAGCTACTCCGGCGTGTACCAGGCGGTCATCGAGGACTGCCGCGCCCACGGCGCCTTCGACCCGTCGACCATGGGCTCCGTCCCGAACGTCGGCCTCATGGCGCAGAAGGCCGAGGAGTACGGCTCCCACGACAAGACCTTCGAGATCGCGCAGGCCGGCACCGTCCGCCTCGTCGACTCCGAGGGCAACGTCGTCCTGGAGCAGGAGGTCGCCGAGGGCGACATCTTCCGCGCCTGCCAGACCAAGGACCTGCCCATCCAGGACTGGGTCAAGCTCGCCGTCACCCGCGCCCGCGCCACCGGCTCCCCGGCCGTCTTCTGGCTGGACGAGAGCCGCGGCCACGACGCGCAGATCATCGCCAAGGTGAAGCAGTACCTGCCGGAGCACGACACCGAGGGCCTGGACATCCAGATCCTGTCCCCGGTCGAGGCCACGAAGTTCTCCCTGGAGCGCATCCGCCGCGGCGAGGACACCATCTCCGTCACCGGCAACGTCCTCCGCGACTACCTGACCGACCTCTTCCCCATCCTGGAGCTGGGCACCAGCGCCAAGATGCTGTCGGTCGTCCCGCTGATGGCGGGCGGCGGCCTCTTCGAGACCGGCGCCGGCGGCTCCGCCCCGAAGCACGTCCAGCAGCTCGTCAAGGAGAACTACCTCCGCTGGGACAGCCTCGGCGAGTTCTTCGCCCTGGCCGCCAGCTTCGAGCACCTCGCGACCACCACGGGCAACGCCCGCGCCCAGGTCCTCGCCGACACCCTCGACCGCGCCACCGGCACCTTCCTCAACGAGGACAAGTCGCCGACCCGTCGCCTCGGTGGTATCGACAACCGCGGCAGCCACTTCTACCTGGCCCTGTACTGGGCCCAGGAGCTGGCCGCCCAGACCGAGGACGCGGAGCTGGCCAAGGCCTTCGCGCCGCTGGCCGAGACCCTCGCCGCCGACGAGCAGAAGATCGTCGACGAGCTCGTCGCCGTCCAGGGCGCCCCGGCCGAGATCGGCGGCTACTACCAGCCCGACCCGGCCAAGGCCGCGGCCGTGATGCGCCCGTCCGCCACCTTCAACGAGGCCGTCGCGTCCCTCGCCTGA
- a CDS encoding sigma-70 family RNA polymerase sigma factor, which yields MHSDERRTTALVEAARAGDAHARDALVRAYLPLVHNIVGRALDGHADTDDIVQETMVRALDGLTGLRDPARFRSWLVAIAMNGIRRRWRERRQEPVPGLDRAADLADPAGDFTELTILRLGLSGQRRDVARATRWLDEDDRELLALWWLEAAGELTRAELAEGLGGISPQHAAVRVQRMRERLETGRAVVRALDAVPACPDLAGTLTAWDGRPSPLWRKRIARHLRNCAACTGSAAGRGGLAPVEGLLVGIGLVPPLALAFTGGEMARTVALDPAGQARPLESAGHPVPLESVPLEPLTRGVPPEPVAPAHGVRSTPVRRSVLAGAAAVAVLGAVALLVPPEPHARVAPAAPPATRPPVPTRSAPAPAPPPTPSPTVTAHLPAPTSAPPASPRPTPPAPSAEERVTGLVNRLRAEAGCPPLRVDSRLSGAARAYARDMAARGYYGHASPEGDFADTRITAAGYDWSAWAENLDRGTTDPASVVEDWTDGAAHEDNMLDCRYRDTGVASVPGPRGTIWVQKLAAPAS from the coding sequence ATGCACAGCGACGAGCGCCGCACCACCGCACTGGTGGAGGCGGCGAGGGCCGGTGACGCGCACGCCAGGGACGCGCTGGTACGCGCGTACCTGCCCCTCGTCCACAACATCGTCGGACGGGCCCTCGACGGCCACGCCGACACCGACGACATCGTCCAGGAGACGATGGTCCGCGCCCTCGACGGCCTGACCGGTCTCCGCGACCCCGCCCGCTTCAGGTCCTGGCTCGTCGCCATCGCCATGAACGGGATACGGCGCCGCTGGCGCGAACGCCGCCAGGAGCCCGTGCCCGGCCTCGACCGGGCCGCCGACCTCGCCGATCCGGCCGGCGACTTCACCGAACTCACCATCCTCAGGCTCGGCCTCTCCGGGCAGCGCCGCGATGTCGCCCGCGCGACCCGCTGGCTCGACGAGGACGACCGGGAACTCCTCGCCCTGTGGTGGCTGGAGGCCGCGGGCGAGCTGACCCGCGCCGAACTCGCGGAGGGCCTCGGCGGGATCTCCCCGCAGCACGCCGCCGTCCGCGTCCAGCGGATGAGGGAACGACTGGAGACCGGCCGGGCCGTCGTCCGCGCCCTGGACGCCGTGCCGGCGTGCCCGGACCTCGCCGGGACCCTCACGGCCTGGGACGGCCGCCCGTCCCCGCTCTGGCGCAAACGGATCGCCCGCCATCTGCGGAACTGCGCCGCCTGCACCGGCAGCGCGGCCGGACGCGGCGGCCTCGCCCCGGTGGAGGGCCTGCTCGTCGGCATCGGTCTCGTACCGCCGCTCGCGCTGGCCTTCACCGGCGGCGAGATGGCGCGGACGGTGGCCCTGGACCCTGCCGGGCAGGCGAGGCCGTTGGAGTCCGCCGGGCATCCCGTACCTCTGGAGTCCGTACCCCTCGAACCCCTTACGCGGGGCGTCCCGCCGGAGCCCGTCGCGCCCGCCCACGGTGTCCGGTCGACGCCGGTCCGGCGCTCCGTCCTCGCCGGCGCGGCGGCCGTCGCCGTGCTCGGGGCGGTCGCCCTGCTCGTACCCCCCGAGCCCCACGCGCGCGTGGCGCCCGCCGCGCCCCCGGCGACCCGCCCGCCGGTCCCGACCCGGTCGGCCCCGGCCCCGGCCCCGCCCCCGACCCCGAGTCCGACGGTCACCGCCCACCTGCCCGCCCCGACCTCCGCGCCTCCCGCCTCCCCGCGCCCCACGCCTCCCGCGCCCAGCGCGGAGGAGCGGGTGACCGGGCTCGTCAACAGGCTGCGGGCCGAAGCGGGTTGCCCGCCGCTGCGCGTCGACTCCCGGCTCTCCGGCGCGGCCCGCGCCTACGCGCGCGACATGGCCGCCCGGGGCTACTACGGACACGCCAGCCCCGAGGGCGACTTCGCGGACACGCGGATCACCGCCGCCGGTTACGACTGGAGCGCCTGGGCCGAGAACCTGGACCGGGGGACCACCGACCCCGCGTCCGTCGTCGAGGACTGGACGGACGGCGCGGCGCACGAGGACAACATGCTCGACTGCCGGTACCGGGACACCGGGGTGGCGTCGGTGCCCGGTCCGCGCGGCACGATCTGGGTGCAGAAACTGGCGGCCCCCGCCTCCTGA
- a CDS encoding glycosyltransferase, whose amino-acid sequence MAATHAHVPLPRPLVRPPVELELLIPAFNEQRRLPSTVTATLGFLAERPWSSAVVVVDNNSADGTLDVLERFAGSAVPVHAIGCSDQGKGAAVRRGIETSSARFIGFADADNATPVETLDRVMGLLRAGHGAVIASRHAPGARLAVEQSALRRGGGLMFRTLSRLSLPGVADTQCGFKFFSGPLARAIVRDCHIDGFAFDVELLAHVVRAGRDVVEVPVVWHDVPGSTFSARRDGLRSMADLLRISLAR is encoded by the coding sequence ATGGCCGCCACCCACGCGCACGTACCGCTCCCCCGCCCGCTCGTCCGCCCGCCGGTGGAACTCGAACTGCTGATCCCGGCCTTCAACGAGCAGCGCCGGCTGCCCTCGACCGTGACCGCCACCCTCGGCTTCCTCGCCGAACGGCCCTGGTCCTCGGCGGTCGTCGTGGTCGACAACAACAGCGCCGACGGCACCCTCGACGTCCTGGAGCGCTTCGCCGGCTCCGCCGTCCCGGTGCACGCCATCGGGTGCAGCGACCAGGGCAAGGGCGCGGCGGTGCGGCGCGGCATCGAGACCTCCTCGGCCCGGTTCATCGGCTTCGCCGACGCCGACAACGCCACTCCCGTCGAGACCCTGGACCGGGTCATGGGGCTGCTGCGCGCCGGGCACGGTGCGGTCATCGCCTCGCGGCACGCCCCCGGCGCACGCCTCGCCGTCGAGCAGTCGGCGCTCCGGCGCGGCGGCGGTCTGATGTTCCGTACGCTCTCGCGGCTCTCGCTGCCCGGGGTGGCCGACACCCAGTGCGGGTTCAAGTTCTTCTCCGGTCCGCTCGCCCGCGCGATCGTCCGCGACTGCCACATCGACGGCTTCGCCTTCGACGTGGAACTGCTCGCCCACGTCGTCCGGGCCGGGCGGGACGTCGTGGAGGTGCCGGTGGTCTGGCACGACGTACCCGGTTCGACGTTCTCGGCACGGCGCGACGGACTGCGCTCGATGGCCGATCTCCTGCGGATCTCGCTGGCCAGGTGA
- a CDS encoding glycoside hydrolase family 15 protein, with translation MAGRIEDYALVGDLETAALVGTDGSVDWWCAPRFDSPACLAALLGDPGHGRWLLAPVGKARCSRRSYRGDTLVLDTVWESCSGTVRITDFMPPRSPREDSPRIVRLVEGLAGRVDMRGESRVRFHHGSIVPWTRSVDRRTVASVAGPDAAYLSCGPGTEPVVTPDRTTVEFTVTAGRRVAFVLGWRPSHMPVPPAASPADLDAALTRTLAFWNEWAADLRYEGPAREAVIRSLLTLKALTYAPTGGVVAAATASLPESLGGQRNWDYRFCWLRDSTFTLSCLMRGGYRREALAWKDWLVRAVAGDPADLQPLYGVEGQRRLPETFADWLPGYEDSQPVRFGNAAVDQFQLDVYGEVLSTVYSAVRAGVALDAPAWSLVASLLEYLGERWQEPDEGIWEVRGPRRHFVHSKVMAWVAADRAVRLARVAGLRGSLGRWQGLRRDMRAEICARGWSEEQQSFTQYYGGRRIDATALLIPRLGFLPADDPRVLGTVQAMERLDDHGFLRRYGDADGGTHELDGLGGTEGAFVACTFWYADALAVTGRPEEARAVFERVLDIRNDVGLLAEEWDPVAGRQLGNTPQALSHVALVNTAFTLYGTRRRDRARSRPLAVA, from the coding sequence ATGGCAGGGCGAATTGAGGACTACGCCCTCGTCGGTGACCTGGAGACGGCGGCGCTCGTCGGGACCGACGGGTCCGTCGACTGGTGGTGCGCCCCGCGCTTCGACTCGCCCGCGTGCCTCGCCGCCCTCCTCGGTGATCCCGGGCACGGCCGCTGGCTGCTCGCCCCGGTCGGCAAAGCCCGCTGCTCGCGCCGGAGTTACCGGGGCGACACCCTCGTCCTCGACACCGTCTGGGAGTCCTGCTCCGGAACCGTCCGCATCACCGACTTCATGCCGCCGCGTTCGCCGCGCGAGGACTCCCCGCGCATCGTCCGGCTGGTGGAGGGGCTTGCCGGACGGGTCGACATGCGGGGCGAGTCGAGGGTCAGGTTCCACCACGGCAGCATCGTGCCGTGGACCCGCTCCGTGGACCGCCGCACCGTCGCGTCCGTCGCCGGACCCGACGCCGCCTACCTCTCCTGCGGCCCCGGCACGGAACCCGTCGTCACCCCGGACCGCACCACCGTCGAGTTCACCGTCACGGCCGGCCGGCGGGTCGCCTTCGTCCTCGGCTGGCGCCCCTCGCACATGCCGGTGCCCCCCGCCGCCTCGCCCGCCGACCTCGACGCCGCCCTCACCCGTACCCTCGCGTTCTGGAACGAGTGGGCCGCCGACCTCCGCTACGAGGGGCCCGCGCGCGAGGCCGTCATCCGCTCCCTGCTCACCCTCAAGGCGCTCACCTACGCCCCCACCGGCGGTGTGGTCGCCGCGGCGACCGCCTCGCTCCCCGAGTCCCTCGGCGGACAGCGCAACTGGGACTACCGCTTCTGCTGGCTCCGCGACTCCACCTTCACCCTCTCCTGCCTGATGCGCGGCGGCTACCGCAGGGAGGCGCTCGCCTGGAAGGACTGGCTCGTCCGCGCCGTCGCGGGCGACCCCGCCGACCTCCAGCCGCTCTACGGGGTGGAGGGCCAGCGGCGGTTGCCCGAGACCTTCGCCGACTGGCTGCCCGGGTACGAGGACTCACAGCCCGTCAGGTTCGGAAACGCGGCCGTCGACCAGTTCCAGCTCGACGTCTACGGCGAGGTCCTCAGCACCGTCTACTCGGCCGTCCGGGCCGGCGTCGCCCTCGACGCCCCGGCCTGGTCCCTGGTGGCCTCGCTCCTGGAGTACCTCGGCGAACGCTGGCAGGAACCGGACGAGGGCATCTGGGAAGTCCGGGGCCCACGACGCCACTTCGTCCACTCCAAGGTGATGGCCTGGGTCGCGGCCGACCGGGCCGTCCGGCTGGCCCGTGTCGCCGGGCTCCGCGGCTCGCTCGGCCGCTGGCAGGGCCTGCGCCGCGACATGCGCGCGGAGATCTGCGCCCGGGGCTGGAGCGAGGAACAGCAGTCCTTCACCCAGTACTACGGAGGCCGGAGGATCGACGCCACCGCCCTGCTCATCCCCCGGCTCGGCTTCCTCCCCGCCGACGACCCCCGGGTGCTCGGCACCGTGCAGGCCATGGAACGCCTCGACGACCACGGCTTCCTGCGCCGTTACGGGGACGCCGACGGCGGCACCCACGAGCTGGACGGACTCGGCGGCACCGAAGGGGCCTTCGTCGCCTGCACGTTCTGGTACGCCGACGCCCTCGCCGTGACCGGCCGGCCCGAGGAGGCCAGGGCCGTCTTCGAGCGGGTCCTCGACATCCGCAACGACGTCGGGCTGCTCGCCGAGGAATGGGACCCGGTGGCCGGCCGCCAGCTCGGCAACACCCCCCAGGCGCTCAGTCATGTGGCGCTGGTGAACACCGCGTTCACCCTCTACGGAACCCGGCGCCGCGACCGTGCCCGCTCCCGCCCCCTCGCCGTGGCGTGA
- a CDS encoding glycosyltransferase family 2 protein yields MLTVRPEVRDPGAALGQLLGQLPPSVGDVVLVGAQPGDGVVRAGLREGLTVRGLGPWDATLGDIPHAGLRAATGEFVVLMDSDGSMSPHEIPHFLHYLESGYDFVKGSRFIAGGDFADYPLSRRLGHRALLRVARQLYGQHLTDLWYGFCAFRRTFVDLLDLREDGVELGAELVAHALHYGLRVAEVPSLELPRRHGPSHPRTIRDGARILGTLLDERPHNALSRLAHRRPARGDRGSGAPCG; encoded by the coding sequence GTGCTGACGGTCCGACCCGAGGTCAGGGACCCCGGAGCGGCGCTCGGCCAGCTCCTCGGCCAACTGCCGCCGAGCGTGGGGGACGTGGTCCTGGTCGGCGCGCAGCCCGGCGACGGCGTTGTGCGCGCGGGGCTCCGCGAGGGGCTCACGGTGCGGGGGCTCGGCCCCTGGGACGCCACCCTGGGCGACATCCCGCACGCCGGGCTGCGGGCGGCGACCGGGGAGTTCGTCGTACTGATGGACTCCGACGGGAGCATGTCCCCGCACGAGATCCCGCACTTTCTGCACTACCTGGAAAGCGGTTACGACTTCGTCAAGGGATCGCGGTTCATCGCAGGCGGAGATTTCGCCGACTACCCGCTCTCGCGACGGCTCGGACACCGTGCGCTGCTGCGCGTCGCACGGCAGTTGTACGGGCAGCATCTGACGGATCTCTGGTACGGGTTCTGCGCGTTCCGGCGCACCTTCGTGGACCTTCTCGACCTGCGCGAGGACGGTGTCGAGCTCGGGGCGGAACTCGTCGCGCACGCGCTCCACTACGGCCTGCGGGTGGCCGAGGTGCCGAGCCTCGAACTGCCGCGCCGCCACGGCCCGTCACACCCTCGCACGATCCGTGACGGCGCCCGCATCCTCGGCACCCTGCTCGACGAACGGCCGCACAACGCGCTCTCCCGGCTCGCACACCGGCGACCCGCGCGCGGCGACCGCGGCTCCGGCGCCCCCTGCGGTTGA
- a CDS encoding phosphatase PAP2 family protein, whose protein sequence is MASYDRPRAGGTPRPLETGDTWWYAAVAGEAAGSFSTRVRIRTRRACLGAVLLLTVVYAGLVLTATGRRWGDAAATGRRADTAAATLLREHPSLAGLTTLSLVLGCVLLVAVGLIRKRYVPTGLAAGAVVTALAVTGLLQRYAPRPRLVDPGGALVPSGFPSAQTTLALGIALGLLLVVPYRLRSLAVGAATLWAVAVGAYTVAAGQHRPGDVIAAALVVLAVFCGLLAVLARKGKVRRGARRGPALPGLPVTVPLALLAAAGLGIGLWLLGDTLALPATAPYDPAELRLAHRCGQTLAAGAVAAAGLAAIALLRRVDLDGAAAPYRLGGPFVEAAGVPGDGELVGPFTDDLDHEIS, encoded by the coding sequence ATGGCTTCCTACGACAGGCCCCGCGCGGGCGGCACCCCGAGGCCGCTGGAGACCGGTGACACCTGGTGGTACGCCGCCGTGGCAGGCGAGGCCGCGGGATCGTTCAGCACCAGGGTCCGCATCCGGACCCGGCGTGCCTGCCTCGGGGCCGTCCTCCTCCTCACCGTCGTCTACGCCGGCCTCGTGCTCACCGCGACCGGCCGCCGCTGGGGCGACGCAGCCGCGACCGGCAGGCGCGCCGACACCGCCGCCGCCACCCTGCTGCGCGAGCACCCCTCCCTCGCCGGACTCACCACCCTGTCCCTGGTCCTCGGCTGCGTCCTCCTGGTCGCCGTCGGCCTCATACGCAAGCGGTACGTCCCCACCGGACTCGCCGCCGGTGCGGTCGTCACCGCCCTCGCCGTCACCGGACTGCTCCAGCGCTACGCACCCCGCCCCCGGCTCGTCGACCCCGGCGGGGCACTCGTCCCCAGCGGCTTCCCCAGCGCGCAGACCACCCTCGCCCTCGGCATCGCCCTCGGCCTGCTCCTCGTCGTCCCCTACCGGCTGCGCAGCCTCGCCGTCGGCGCCGCGACGCTCTGGGCCGTCGCCGTCGGCGCCTACACCGTCGCCGCGGGCCAGCACCGGCCCGGCGACGTCATCGCCGCGGCCCTGGTCGTCCTCGCCGTCTTCTGCGGACTCCTCGCCGTCCTCGCCCGCAAGGGCAAGGTGCGCCGCGGGGCCCGCCGGGGGCCCGCCCTGCCCGGCCTCCCGGTGACCGTGCCGCTCGCCCTCCTCGCCGCCGCCGGGCTCGGCATCGGCCTCTGGCTCCTGGGCGACACCCTCGCCCTGCCGGCCACCGCCCCCTACGACCCGGCCGAGCTGCGCCTCGCCCACCGCTGTGGGCAGACGCTCGCCGCCGGTGCGGTCGCGGCGGCGGGACTGGCCGCCATCGCCCTGCTGCGCCGCGTCGACCTCGACGGCGCCGCCGCCCCGTACCGTCTCGGCGGCCCCTTCGTGGAGGCCGCCGGAGTCCCGGGGGACGGAGAGCTCGTGGGGCCCTTTACCGATGACCTCGATCACGAGATATCTTGA